In a genomic window of Telopea speciosissima isolate NSW1024214 ecotype Mountain lineage chromosome 5, Tspe_v1, whole genome shotgun sequence:
- the LOC122662575 gene encoding NADH-ubiquinone oxidoreductase subunit 8, translating into MASMLARKSLQALRAQPLAGAGHILQGSNYYGLRISSHPMSTLKEDEERETLAKEMSKDWSSIFERSINTLFLTEMARGMSLTLKYFFEKKVTINYPFEKGPLSPRFRGEHALRRYPSGEERCIACKLCEAICPAQAITIEAEEREDGSRRTTRYDIDMTKCIYCGFCQEACPVDAIVEGPNFEFATETHEELLYDKEKLLENGDRWETEIAENLRSESLYR; encoded by the exons ATGGCTTCCATGTTAGCTCGGAAATCTCTCCAAGCACTTCGCGCTCAACCGCTG GCTGGAGCAGGACACATTCTGCAGGGTTCAAATTATTATGGGCTGCGAATTAGTTCACATCCAATGTCCACACTGAAAG AAGACGAGGAAAGAGAGACACTTGCAAAGGAGATGTCGAAGGATTGGAGCTCTA TTTTTGAGCGGAGCATAAATACATTATTTCTGACTGAAATGGCTCGGGGTATGTCGCTCACACTCAAGTACTTCTTTGAGAAAAAAGTAACG ATCAATTATCCATTTGAAAAGGGTCCTTTGAGCCCTCGATTTCGTGGGGAGCATGCCCTTCGACGTTATCCATCCGGAGAGGAGCGTTGCATTGCATGTAAGCTCTGTGAAGCG ATTTGTCCAGCACAAGCCATTACAATTGAGGCTGAGGAACGAGAAGATGGCAGCCGTAGGACTACCAG GTATGACATTGACATGACAAAATGCATTTACTGTGGATTCTGCCAAGAGGCATGCCCTGTTGATGCTATCGTTGAAGGACCTAACTTCGAATTTGCAACGGAAACTCATGAG GAACTTTTGTACGACAAGGAGAAGCTGCTCGAGAATGGGGACAGATGGGAAACTGAGATTGCAGAGAACCTTAGATCTGAAAGCTTGTACCGTTGA